A stretch of DNA from Papio anubis isolate 15944 chromosome 4, Panubis1.0, whole genome shotgun sequence:
GGCTGTGGTGTCTGTCTCTCCTCATGCaggaaggctcagagagggtgagaCAGCCGGTACTAGGCACTGGGGTTCACAGACAGATCTGATGAGACCCTGCTGGAGGTTGTGTGTGCCGCTGTGTGCTGTGTCCTGCTTTGTGCACTCGAGGGAAGGCTTCCTAGAAGGGGTGTTCTCTATCCgagtgtagagacagggtcttgttatgttgcccaggctggtctcaaaactcctggcctcaagtgatcctcctgccttggcctcccaatgtgctcggattacagacatgagccatcacgcccagcctgctGCAGGTTCTCAATGGGACCTCTTTGTTCCCTCCCCCAGGAAATCATCCACAAAGGGCACATTGTCACAGAGGAGACTTTCAGTTTCCTGCTTATGGGCTGCATCCAAGACAAGAAGACGGGCTTCCGGTACGCCCTCCAGGTAtgtccctcccaccccaccttccTGCCCTGCTTCCCTGGTGCAAGAGGTGCAAAATGGTGATCCTGTGAGCACCCATGATGGCCCTGTGctgagtatttttatatttgtgctCTTTTCTGAAAACCCAGCAGCCACTGTAGCCTCCGTTCTACAGATGGCAGGGAGAGGAGGCCCTTAGAGGCGCAATGAGGGTGGCTCCCGCCTCTCCCACCTTGCTTTGCAGTAGGCTCAGCCCCTCTAAACTCACCTTCCCTGAAAGCCTGCCGAACACTCACCTGGGGACTTGTTCAACCCTTCCACAGCCCACTAGCACTTCTGCAGGTGCAACCGaggagtcattcattcattcattgattttgagatggagtcttactctcgcccaggctggagtgcaatggcgtgatctcagcctcctgcaacctctgcctcctgggttcaagtgatactcctgcctcagcctcccgagtagctgggattataggtgcatgtcaccacgcccagctaattttgtatttttagtagaggcagggtttcaccatgttgatcaggctggtcttgaactcctggcctcatgtgatctgcccgcctgggcctcccaaagtgctgggattacagacgtgaaccacagCTCCCGGCTGgaaagctttttttaaattatttatttatttttttgagatagagtcttgctctgtcgcccaggatggagtgcaatggcgcgatctcggctcactgcaagctcctcctcccgggttcacgccattctcctgcctcagcctcccaagtggctgggactacaggcgcccgccaccacatccggctaatttttctctattaataatttttcgtatttttaatagagacggggtttcaccgtgttagccaggatggtctcaatctcctgacctcatgatccacccgccaaagtgctgggattacaggtgtgagccaccacgcctggcctatttttttgaggcagggtcttgctattttgctcggtcttgtctggaactcctgctctcaagggatccttccatcTAAAACTCCCGGGGCACTGGGATTCCGGGTGTGAGCCCTGCGCCCAGCTGCTGAACAGGAGCACTGAGCTGACGTTTGTCCTCCCTGGCAGGTGTGGCGGCTGATGCTGAGTCTGGGGCTACAGCCGAGCCGGGACAACTACAACCTGCTGTTGGCAGCAGCTCGGGACTGTGGCCTAGGGGACCCCCAGGTAGCCTCAGAGCTGCTTCTGAAGCCCAGTGAGGAGGCAACCGTGCTTCAGCCCCCAGTGGGCAGGCAGCGACCAAGGAGGACAgcccaggccaaggcaggcaaccGCATGTCAGCTGTGCTACACGTGGAGGCCCTGGAGAGGCAGCTGTTTCTGGAACCTTCTCAGGCTCTTGAGCCTCCAGAGCCTCAGGAAGCCAGAGTGCCCGGCAAGGCCCAGCCAGAGGTGGAAACCAAGGCAGAGCCCAGCCATACAGTGGCCCTGCCCCCTGTGGCCCTGAAGCCACCTCCCGTGGAGCTAGaagtcaatctcctgacccctgGGGCCGTTCCCCCCACCGTGGTCTCCTTTGGAACAGTGAGCACCCCAGCTGACAGGCTGGCCTTAATAGGGGGCCTGGAGGGCTTCCTGAGCAAGATGGCAGAGCATAGGCAGCAGCCTGACATCAGGACCCTCACGCTACTGGCCGAGGTGGTGGAGTCCGGGAGTCCTGCGGAGTCCTTGCTGCTGGCGCTCCTGGACAAACACCAGGTGGAGGCCGACCTGACATTCTTTAACACGCTGGTGAGAAAGAAGAGCAAGCTGGGAGACCTGGAGGGGGCCAAGGCGCTGTTGCCAGTCCTGGCGAAGAGGGGCCTTGTCCCCAACCTGCAGACATTCTGCAACCTGGCCATCGGGTGCCACAGGCCAAAGGATGGTCTGCAGCTGCTGACAGACATGAAGGTGAGTGGACCTGGGCCTGGGCAGGACGCCCGTGGTCCTGAGGAGCACTCTGCAGCTCAGGAGGAAAGTTTGGGGGAGCAGGGGTCCCTCAAGCCCCCAACTTGGATGAACTGTGCATAGGGGCAAAGAGAGTGGGGTTGATGAGCTTCTGGTGTAGAATGGTCTTCGGTCCCATTTTGGGGGAAGCAGACCCCGGAGAGTGCTTCAGGGCTGGGCGTAGAGATGCACGGATGTTCCCGTCTGGAAGAAGGTGGCCGTGGGGTGACACTGAGGGCTGGGGACAGGCCTCGGCCCCAACACTCTAGAGGTATGGCAGGGATTCTCAGAATTCCTGGGGAGCCGTGGGTGGTTTTCAAAGCCCCCGAGATCTGCTGTGCCTCCCACCTAGCCCCCATTGGAAGTGCTGcgtggacttcttttttttttttttttttttttgagacggagtctcgcgctgtcgcccaggctggagtgcagtggccggatctcagctcactgcaagctccgcctcccgggtttgcgccattctcctgcctcagcctcccgagtagctgggactacaggcgcccaccacctcgcccggctatttttttgtattttttagtagagacagggtttcactgtgttagccaggatggtctcgatctcctgacctcgtgatccgcccgtctcggcctcccaaagtgctaggattacaggcttgagccaccgcgcccggccgtgctGCGTGGATTTCATCCGACCACAGCAGAGGCTGCGTCCTGCGTTGTCGGGGTCCCCCAGGTCCATCACCCTCGGGCTGTTTTCCTGGACCCTGCCGGGCTCACCTAGCCAAGACTCACGCTTTTCTAGGCTGACCACCACCTGGTGACCATGCATCATGGGGAAACCCACCCCAGGGAGCGAGGAGGTGGTGTCTCCCGCATCATTTTCTGCCTGAGTCAGTCGGTGTCTGAGAGCAGCACGGGTGTCCTTTTCTGCAGCTTCTTTAGGGCTGAGCAGAAGGGCTAGGCTTGGCTTTCCTGCTGGAGAGGGACATTCAGCCCATCGTTGCTGCCGGGTTTGCCTTGCTGGCTGTGGCCGCTGGTCCCAGGAGCCAGCTTGATTGACAGAGGGTGGGAGCTGCTGGGTCCCAATGGCTGCCATCATCTTGCTGATTCTATGATGTCCCTGTGTTCTAGAAGTCCCAGGTGACCCCCAACACTCACATCTACAGCGCCCTCATCAACGCGGCCGTCAGGAAGCTGGACTACACCTATCTCATCAACATCTTGAAAGACATGAAGCAGAACAGGGTCCCAGTGAACGAAGTGGTCATCCGCCAGCTGGAGTTTGCAGCCCAGTACCCTCCGACCTTTGACCGGGTGTGTGCCCCAAGCTCAAGCTCATCAGCTCCTTCACCATTTCTAACCCCCGCCACCACCCAACCCTGGTTCT
This window harbors:
- the PTCD1 gene encoding pentatricopeptide repeat-containing protein 1, mitochondrial, which codes for MNLMRLTRLFSRARPMGLFVLQHLDPCSARWAGGREGLMRPVWAAFSSSSSQLPLGQEHPENTGSLGSDPSHSNSTAMQEEDEEEEESFGTLSDKYSSRRLFHKSTAQFHNLRFREQREEPEEPEPKLWQGRRNTPYWYFLQCKRLIKEGKLVEALDLFERQMLKEERLQPMESNYTVLIGGCGRVGYLKKAFKLYNQMKKRDLEPSDATYTALFNVCAESPWKDSALQSALKLRQQLQAKNIELNLKTYHALLKMAAKCADLRMCLDVFKEIIHKGHIVTEETFSFLLMGCIQDKKTGFRYALQVWRLMLSLGLQPSRDNYNLLLAAARDCGLGDPQVASELLLKPSEEATVLQPPVGRQRPRRTAQAKAGNRMSAVLHVEALERQLFLEPSQALEPPEPQEARVPGKAQPEVETKAEPSHTVALPPVALKPPPVELEVNLLTPGAVPPTVVSFGTVSTPADRLALIGGLEGFLSKMAEHRQQPDIRTLTLLAEVVESGSPAESLLLALLDKHQVEADLTFFNTLVRKKSKLGDLEGAKALLPVLAKRGLVPNLQTFCNLAIGCHRPKDGLQLLTDMKKSQVTPNTHIYSALINAAVRKLDYTYLINILKDMKQNRVPVNEVVIRQLEFAAQYPPTFDRYQGRNTYLAKIDGFRAYYKQWLTVMPAEETLHPWQKFRTKPQEDQDTGKEADVDGCALGGR